A section of the Sebastes fasciatus isolate fSebFas1 chromosome 21, fSebFas1.pri, whole genome shotgun sequence genome encodes:
- the LOC141759398 gene encoding melanocortin receptor 4-like: MNTTEHHGLIQGYHNRSQTSGILPLNTDLSAEKDSSAGCYEQLLISTEVFLTLGIISLLENILVVAAIVKNKNLHSPMYFFICSLAVADMLVSVSNASETIVIALINGGNLTIPVSLIKSMDNVFDSMICSSLLASICSLLAIAIDRYITIFYALRYHNIVTLRRAMLVISSIWTCCIVSGILFIIYSESTTVLICLITMFFTMLVLMASLYVHMFLLARLHMKRIAALPGNAPIHQRANMKGAITLTILLGVFVVCWAPFFLHLILMITCPRNPYCTCFMSHFNMYLILIMCNSVIDPIIYAFRSQEMRKTFKEIFCCSHALLCV; encoded by the coding sequence ATGAACACCACAGAGCACCATGGATTGATCCAAGGCTACCACAACAGGAGCCAAACATCAGGCATTTTGCCACTCAACACAGACTTATCAGCCGAGAAGGACTCGTCGGCAGGATGCTACGAACAGTTGTTGATTTCCACCGAGGTTTTCCTCACTCTGGGCATCATCAGCCTGCTGGAGAACATCCTGGTTGTTGCTGCTATCGTCAAAAACAAGAACCTTCACTCGCCCATGTACTTTTTCATCTGTAGCCTCGCTGTCGCTGACATGCTTGTCAGCGTGTCCAACGCCTCTGAGACTATCGTCATAGCGCTCATCAATGGGGGCAACCTGACCATCCCCGTCTCGTTGATCAAAAGCATGGACAATGTGTTCGACTCTATGATCTGTAGCTCTCTGTTGGCGTCCATCTGCAGCTTGCTGGCCATCGCCATCGATCGCTACATCACCATCTTCTACGCTCTGCGCTACCACAACATCGTCACCCTGCGAAGAGCGATGCTGGTCATCAGCAGCATCTGGACGTGCTGCATCGTGTCCGGCATCCTGTTCATCATCTACTCGGAGAGCACCACGGTGCTCATCTGCCTCATCACCATGTTCTTCACCATGCTGGTGCTCATGGCGTCGCTGTACGTCCACATGTTCCTGCTGGCGCGTTTGCACATGAAGCGGATCGCGGCGCTGCCGGGCAACGCTCCCATCCACCAGCGGGCCAACATGAAGGGCGCCATCACCCTCACCATCCTCCTCGGGGTGTTCGTGGTGTGCTGGGCGCCCTTTTTCCTCCACCTCATCCTCATGATCACTTGCCCCCGGAACCCCTACTGCACCTGCTTCATGTCCCACTTCAACATGTACCTCATCCTCATCATGTGCAACTCCGTCATTGACCCCATCATCTACGCCTTTCGCAGCCAGGAGATGAGGAAGACCTTCAAAGAGATTTTCTGCTGCTCGCACGCTCTCTTGTGCGTGTGA